One Stigmatopora argus isolate UIUO_Sarg chromosome 20, RoL_Sarg_1.0, whole genome shotgun sequence genomic region harbors:
- the LOC144065943 gene encoding transient receptor potential cation channel subfamily V member 4-like → MKKLKLDKKRTFPAGDMQGSVLSAAQPDPGAPNDTDNQEETEMVELRPESPSNLDPPNLPGPGLPAITPTFDLNSLFKAAAGGDVLSLEGLYDYLDQNTKKLSDSEYQTCGETALMKALLNLRGGTNPTVESLINVSERMGDIEAFVNAAYTNMYNKGQTALHIAIERRSLSYVKLLLSKGADVHAKASGQFFQPHDGQIFYFGECAGLHFSLSPFEFVK, encoded by the exons ATGAAGAAATTGAAGTTAGACAAAAAAAGGACGTTTCCTGCAGGAGACATGCAGGGCTCGGTTCTGAGCGCGGCCCAGCCGGACCCCGGAGCGCCCAACGACACCGACAACCAGGAGGAAACGGAAATGGTGGAGCTCAGACCTGAAAGTCCCTCTAACCTCGATCCTCCCAATTTGCCTGGGCCAGGGCTACCTGCGATCAC TCCGACGTTTGACTTGAATAGCCTGTTCAAAGCGGCGGCCGGAGGAGACGTCCTCAGCTTGGAAGGCCTTTACGACTACTTGGACCAAAACACGAAGAAACTCAGCGACTCTGAGT ACCAGACGTGCGGGGAAACGGCTCTGATGAAGGCTCTGCTCAACCTCCGAGGTGGCACAAATCCCACCGTCGAATCCCTCATCAACGTCTCAGAGAGGATGGGTGACATTGAAGCGTTTGTCAACGCGGCTTACACCAACATGTATAACAAAG GGCAGACGGCACTGCACATCGCCATAGAGCGAAGGAGCCTCAGCTACGTCAAGCTTCTGCTCAGCAAAGGAGCCGACGTCCACGCTAAGGCTTCGGGCCAATTCTTTCAGCCGCATGACGGGCAAATCTTCTACTTTGGTGAGTGCGCCGGACTCCACTTTTCACTTTCACCATTTGAGTTTGTCAAATGA